A single window of Channa argus isolate prfri chromosome 10, Channa argus male v1.0, whole genome shotgun sequence DNA harbors:
- the si:ch211-114c17.1 gene encoding pre-mRNA-processing factor 39: MCLDLDVCLPCTSLCYFHALSHLKDVRETFSIMAAEGCEEMRGNGELEESPAMEPSEVPALPSIEMSEMSEENGSAATIHEPPVGPDPASYSIPPAAEDEEGELPADFERLWKAAHDNPQDFTSWTDLLQYCEQESHITASRRALVAFLARYPLCYGYWKKFADLERRAGYNDKAEEVCVQGLQAIPLSVDLWIHYINLLLGTLDMNLPESPMRIRNVFEDAVAAAGLDFHSDRLWDLYVEWEKEQGNMRNAAAVLDRVLKVPTQLYNTHYDKFKEHLDSHEPKEILSPEEYEELRTLCRQSQKAERAEQAQEEEAERPPGEEEPATPESTDTDELKQKIREQVLIHRDKVYQENEGEVRQRWHFEDAIKRPYFHVKPLDRLQLRAWHSYLDWEIAQLDKDTKDPSEDPNQAAAEGSEVTPQPQEGSGYAAVARDDYRVRILFERCLIACALYEEFWTRYIQYLEPQSVDEARAVYRRACEIHLTNKPNIHMQWATFEERHGDLTEARRVLEALENTLPGLAVVRLRRAALERRAGQLDQSEALLQEAVAESKEKPTLHAFYSIKLARLLLKLGRNPSRARRVLKDALEISPDNDKLHLNLLELEVSGDPWSSSEAVQECVTRALAAPLAPHTKILFSQRGLQFAEDFNNSIQSVLSVYEGHQKLMQELGGTKREAENGDEDPEKLSKTEDGSAVAVQVPPNMPHVPITTPPPPIMGGDMSAQSAYGAYSSWYQQPQYGSYGYQNTWNYNQGYYPPS, translated from the exons atgtgtcttgaCTTAGATGTTTGCCttccttgtacctcactt TGTTATTTTCACGCCTTGTCGCACCTAAAGGACGTCAGAGAGACGTTTTCCATCATGGCGGCGGAAGGCTGCGAGGAGATGAGAGGGAATGGGGAGCTCGAAGAGTCTCCAG CCATGGAGCCTTCTGAGGTCCCAGCACTGCCTTCAATCGAGATGTCTGAGATGTCCGAAGAGAACGGCAGTGCTGCTACTATACATGAGCCTCCTGTGGGCCCCGACCCTGCTTCGTACTCCATTCCTCCAGCTgcagaggatgaggagggggaACTTCCTGCTGACTTTGAGCGTTTGTGGAAGGCTGCCCATGACAATCCTCAAGACTTCACCAGCTGGACCGATCTGCTGCAATATTGTGAGCAAGAG AGTCACATCACAGCATCACGCAGAGCTCTAGTGGCCTTTCTCGCTCGCTATCCACTCTGCTATGGCTATTGGAAAAAATTTGCTGACCTGGAACGCCGTGCAGGTTATAACGACAAAGCAGAAGAG GTATGTGTTCAAGGACTCCAAGCAATCCCTCTGAGTGTAGATCTGTGGATCCACTACATCAATCTGTTGCTGGGAACGCTGGACATGAACTTGCCGGAGTCGCCCATGCGTATTCGCAA TGTGTTTGAGGATGCAGTTGCAGCAGCAGGTCTGGACTTCCACTCAGACCGACTTTGGGATCTGTATGTCGAGTGGGAAAAGGAGCAGGGGAACATGAGGAATGCAGCAGCTGTCCTAGACAGAGTTCTTAAAGTCCCCACACAGCTCTACAACACGCACTACGACAA GTTCAAGGAGCACCTGGACAGCCATGAGCCCAAAGAGATACTCTCCCCAGAGGAGTATGAGGAGCTGAGGACATTGTGTCGTCAAAGCCAGAAGGCGGAGCGTGCTGAACAGGCCcaggaagaggaggcagagaggcCGCCGGGGGAAGAAGAGCCTGCCACACCAGAgtcaacagacaca GATGAACTGAAGCAGAAGATTAGGGAACAGGTGCTGATTCACAGGGACAAAGTTTACCAGGAAAATGAGGGAGAAGTCCGCCAGAGATGGCACTTCGAAGATGCT ATCAAGCGTCCGTACTTCCACGTCAAGCCACTCGACCGTCTCCAGCTACGGGCCTGGCACTCCTACCTGGATTGGGAGATTGCTCAGCTGGACAAAGACACCAAAGACCCCAGCGAAG ATCCAAACCAGGCAGCGGCGgaagggtcagaggtcacaccCCAGCCTCAGGAAGGCTCAGGATATGCAGCAGTTGCCCGTGACGACTACAGGGTTCGCATCCTCTTTGAGCGTTGCCTAATTGCCTGTGCACTGTATGAGGAGTTCTGGACCAGG TACATTCAGTACCTGGAGCCACAGAGTGTGGATGAGGCCCGTGCTGTGTACAGACGAGCCTGTGAGATCCACCTGACGAACAAGCCCAACATCCACATGCAATGGGCCACATTTGAGGAGAGGCATG GTGACTTAACTGAGGCTCGGCGAGTGTTGGAAGCCCTGGAAAATACCCTGCCAGGGTTGGCAGTGGTCCGCCTCCGGAGGGCTGCTCTGGAAAGACGAGCAGGCCAGCTGGACCAATCTGAGGCCTTGCTGCAGGAGGCCGTTGCTGAATCCAAAGAGAAGCCCACATTACATGCTTTTTACTCCATCAAGTTGGCTCGTCTGCTGCTGAAACTGGGCAGAAACCCCAGCAGAGCTCGCAGAGTTTTAAAAGACGCACTGGAGATCAGTCCG GATAATGACAAATTGCACTTGAACCTGTTGGAGCTGGAGGTGTCAGGAGACCCCTGGTCCTCATCTGAGGCAGTGCAGGAGTGTGTAACACGAGCCCTGGCAGCTCCTCTTGCCCCACACACAAAGATCCTCTTCTCACAGAGAGGCCTTCAGTTCGCAGAGGACTTTAATAACTCTATCCAGAG TGTGCTGTCTGTCTATGAAGGGCACCAAAAACTGATGCAGGAGCTTGGTGGAAcgaagagagaagcagagaacgg AGATGAGGATCCAGAGAAGCTCAGCAAAACTGAAGATGGCTCTGCTGTGGCCGTACAAGTCCCACCTAACATGCCGCATGTCCCCATCACAACCCCCCCTCCTCCCATAATGGGTGGTGACATGAGTGCACAATCTGCCTATGGGGCATACAGCAGCTGGTACCAG CAACCACAGTATGGCAGCTATGGCTACCAGAACACTTGGAACTACAACCAGGGCTATTACCCCCCCAGCTAA